A single genomic interval of Lacrimispora sphenoides JCM 1415 harbors:
- a CDS encoding DUF5054 domain-containing protein produces the protein MTKNEIVTNETIKRVHVVFMTHFDMGFTDLADRVLSSYIQDFIPEAIRLAMDLNQDGRKRFIWTLGAFLIDRYLKKSPQAEAQKLKDALMRGDISWHGLAFTTHTELMDADLMNFNLSYGDRLDREFGRKTMAAKLTDVPGHTKAMVPIMARHGKRYLHIGVNASSMNPMVPKSFVWRSGTSEILVQYSPVYGSTCYMEGMEDVLEFVFLGDNLGLPTREDVLSQLEELEKKYPGAAVEASTLDAYAGKLWERREELPVITEEIGDTWIHGIASDPVKVSGFRRLLGLKDQWKRQGKFDYEGPEFHGFMENLLMVCEHTWGLDYKKHLFDFKNWEKEDFKRARKENHVTEDMFTERNAALLHAIYKEKGVDHLESTYDRYESSYEEQRAYLLEAVRLLPEELKEEARQALTWTPVTEVETWEEGGEVHPFEIVSIQDWKAAFDGNGSMVYLEKEGKVWIQSGCFGRFSYETYGATDTTSEYYEYNHAFKENMAWSEADFSKPGLETVEGLTNRNYTFGVREMRRSDSVVRICLAGNPAAVREYGCPERAWITYRFGEELLCDLLWENKDANKMPEALWFDVNLDVENPYLWKMKIMDQEISPLKVVKGGNRRQHCIEKLVYDGADGTIEIHNTDSPLVSVGGRRLYGGCLELPDMKKGFSYCLFNNKWGTNFSMWCQEDCRFRYVLRVQNKE, from the coding sequence ATGACAAAGAATGAAATAGTGACAAATGAAACAATTAAAAGGGTACATGTAGTATTCATGACCCATTTTGATATGGGATTTACGGATCTTGCAGACCGTGTTCTTTCCAGCTATATCCAGGATTTTATTCCTGAAGCCATCAGGCTTGCCATGGATTTAAACCAGGATGGAAGGAAACGGTTTATCTGGACCTTAGGGGCATTCTTAATTGACCGGTATTTAAAAAAATCGCCTCAGGCGGAAGCGCAGAAACTGAAAGATGCATTGATGAGAGGAGATATCAGCTGGCATGGACTGGCCTTTACTACTCATACGGAACTGATGGATGCTGACCTGATGAATTTTAACTTAAGCTATGGGGACAGACTGGACAGAGAGTTTGGAAGAAAGACCATGGCTGCAAAACTTACTGACGTGCCTGGTCATACGAAAGCCATGGTGCCAATCATGGCCCGCCATGGGAAGCGATATCTGCATATCGGAGTAAATGCCTCATCCATGAACCCAATGGTTCCCAAAAGCTTTGTATGGCGGTCAGGAACCAGCGAGATTCTTGTCCAGTATTCCCCTGTTTATGGCTCGACCTGTTATATGGAGGGTATGGAGGATGTTCTGGAGTTTGTTTTTTTAGGAGATAATCTGGGCCTTCCCACCAGGGAAGATGTTTTAAGTCAATTAGAGGAATTGGAAAAGAAATATCCAGGTGCAGCAGTGGAAGCCTCCACTTTGGATGCTTATGCAGGAAAGCTTTGGGAAAGAAGGGAAGAGCTTCCCGTAATAACGGAGGAAATCGGGGACACCTGGATTCACGGCATTGCCTCAGATCCGGTCAAGGTCAGCGGCTTCAGACGGCTTCTGGGCCTTAAGGATCAATGGAAAAGACAGGGGAAGTTTGATTATGAAGGGCCGGAATTCCATGGTTTTATGGAAAACCTTCTGATGGTATGCGAACATACGTGGGGGCTGGATTATAAGAAGCACCTGTTTGATTTTAAAAACTGGGAAAAGGAAGATTTTAAGAGAGCCAGAAAAGAAAATCATGTAACGGAGGATATGTTTACGGAAAGAAATGCAGCTCTATTACATGCCATATATAAGGAGAAAGGTGTGGATCATCTGGAGAGCACCTATGACCGGTACGAAAGCTCCTATGAGGAACAGCGGGCCTACTTACTCGAAGCGGTCCGGCTGCTGCCGGAGGAGCTTAAAGAGGAAGCCAGGCAGGCGCTAACCTGGACTCCGGTTACAGAAGTGGAGACATGGGAAGAGGGAGGAGAGGTCCATCCGTTTGAGATCGTTTCCATACAGGACTGGAAAGCGGCGTTTGATGGTAACGGCTCAATGGTATATCTGGAAAAGGAGGGAAAGGTCTGGATCCAGTCAGGCTGCTTTGGCCGTTTTTCTTATGAAACCTATGGAGCTACGGATACGACATCGGAATATTATGAGTACAATCATGCATTTAAGGAAAATATGGCCTGGTCAGAAGCAGATTTTTCAAAGCCCGGACTGGAAACTGTGGAGGGACTTACTAACCGGAATTATACCTTTGGAGTGCGGGAGATGAGAAGGTCTGATTCTGTAGTGAGGATCTGTCTGGCAGGGAACCCGGCGGCTGTAAGGGAATATGGATGCCCTGAGCGGGCGTGGATTACCTACAGGTTTGGAGAAGAATTATTGTGTGATCTTTTATGGGAAAATAAAGATGCCAATAAAATGCCCGAAGCCCTTTGGTTTGATGTTAATCTTGATGTTGAAAATCCTTATCTCTGGAAGATGAAGATCATGGATCAGGAAATCTCTCCTCTTAAGGTAGTAAAAGGAGGAAACCGGAGGCAGCACTGCATAGAAAAGCTGGTCTATGACGGGGCGGATGGGACCATAGAAATACATAATACTGATTCTCCTCTGGTAAGTGTGGGAGGAAGGCGGCTGTATGGCGGTTGTCTGGAGCTTCCGGATATGAAAAAGGGATTTTCCTATTGCCTGTTTAACAATAAATGGGGAACTAATTTTTCCATGTGGTGCCAGGAAGACTGCAGGTTCCGGTATGTATTACGCGTTCAAAATAAGGAATAG
- a CDS encoding CehA/McbA family metallohydrolase — protein MKEKTITFQRTVLKEEEGLYLEVPFFVPDQAEAMELSYDYDRNGTIIDFGLLNDTGELIGWSGSDRSRIVISDHRSMAGFASVPVKQGQWSILLGAYKVEEQETVITYKITFHLKGLRLYKGDTHLHSSGSDGNMTPEELALAAGREGLDFLFVTDHNNYAHNYQLRSTDQVTMIPGVEWTHYKGHMGMLGRNRPYKSFLSNSLERTVEIVEEARENGAFTVLNHPFCPWCGWQWGLEKVPFDGVEVWNGGLMTESNQACLAWWDERLKEGKRIPITGGSDFHKYEPGRMPASPCTCVYALSNSAEDILEGLKKGHSFLTISPEGPMMETWAGEALMGDEIPEESEIMFNFGNLREGDILFLVSQDGREEIPCGSGRLSIQRTAGKAGYLRAEIRRSFLKGYPYIPVLLSNPYYITGEKNDKE, from the coding sequence ATGAAGGAAAAGACAATCACATTTCAAAGGACAGTATTAAAAGAGGAAGAAGGGCTGTATTTAGAGGTACCGTTTTTCGTGCCGGATCAGGCTGAGGCCATGGAACTATCGTACGATTACGACAGGAACGGAACTATCATTGATTTCGGCCTGTTAAATGATACGGGAGAATTGATCGGCTGGTCCGGCTCTGACCGGAGCCGGATCGTTATTTCAGATCACAGGAGCATGGCTGGCTTTGCGTCGGTTCCTGTAAAGCAGGGACAATGGAGCATACTACTGGGAGCCTACAAGGTAGAAGAACAGGAAACGGTAATTACATATAAAATTACGTTCCATTTAAAAGGCCTGCGGCTATATAAGGGAGATACCCACCTTCATTCCAGCGGCTCCGACGGAAATATGACTCCGGAAGAACTGGCACTTGCTGCCGGAAGAGAAGGGCTGGATTTCCTGTTTGTTACGGATCATAACAATTATGCCCACAATTACCAGCTTCGTTCTACGGACCAGGTAACCATGATTCCGGGAGTGGAGTGGACCCATTACAAAGGACATATGGGAATGCTGGGAAGGAATCGTCCATATAAAAGCTTTCTCTCCAATTCCCTGGAAAGGACCGTAGAAATCGTAGAGGAAGCAAGGGAAAACGGTGCCTTTACGGTATTAAACCATCCCTTCTGTCCCTGGTGCGGCTGGCAGTGGGGGCTGGAGAAGGTTCCCTTTGACGGGGTGGAGGTTTGGAACGGAGGCTTGATGACGGAGAGCAACCAGGCCTGCCTGGCCTGGTGGGATGAAAGGCTTAAGGAGGGGAAAAGGATCCCAATAACAGGGGGCAGCGATTTTCATAAATATGAACCGGGAAGAATGCCGGCTTCTCCTTGTACCTGCGTGTACGCCCTTTCAAATTCCGCCGAGGATATATTAGAAGGACTTAAAAAAGGCCATTCCTTTCTGACCATATCTCCGGAAGGTCCCATGATGGAAACCTGGGCCGGGGAGGCTCTCATGGGAGATGAGATCCCGGAAGAAAGCGAAATCATGTTTAATTTCGGAAACTTACGCGAGGGCGATATCCTGTTCCTGGTTTCCCAGGACGGCAGGGAAGAAATCCCCTGCGGATCGGGCCGGCTTTCCATTCAGAGAACTGCCGGAAAAGCCGGATATCTCAGGGCTGAGATCAGGCGGAGCTTTCTTAAGGGGTATCCTTATATTCCGGTGCTCCTTTCCAATCCTTACTATATAACAGGTGAAAAAAATGACAAAGAATGA
- a CDS encoding ABC transporter substrate-binding protein: MKKRRVMSLLAAALMVCSISACGKQESASTKASQTEESKAEESKTDESKTEAASKPGKEAGGTVKIMTANTGGKDEAEMKLFAEALSQATGLTVEFEKPASDYDKVLMQKLSGGETYDLIYITASQYANLVAQGALMDITDRVNGSEILTGNVDPAEWKDITIDGKIYAGFNKKEIHRVVALNNTLLKKAGIDYKKIEPTMDGYYDVMKKLKESSQDPDFYPFDSILSETYDLQPWMAAAGLKNGVVLDDSGKRFAPYSEDGAAPVWEWFKKLYDDGLLDPSSFVDKTKDMRAKMGASSQKTALTVDWAAWVGLHNANAKAGGISPEDFEIVSLPGLKTPDGSYMLVKGSASLFAVPANAKNPDGAMKVLEYFATQEGGNLLSTGISGYDYTGSDGKFELTETGAQHGNDHGAPFPIYKDFKPIFGFNPGVEEALSYSSYATIDRIIPNEADYKEIVGKWGIKIIKGEVTTQEGLSGMRKELVDRKVTDR, translated from the coding sequence ATGAAAAAAAGAAGAGTCATGTCACTGCTCGCGGCAGCACTTATGGTGTGTTCCATAAGCGCCTGCGGAAAACAGGAGAGCGCCAGCACAAAAGCCAGCCAGACAGAGGAAAGTAAGGCAGAAGAAAGTAAGACAGACGAAAGTAAGACAGAAGCAGCCAGCAAGCCGGGGAAAGAAGCAGGGGGCACCGTAAAGATCATGACAGCCAATACAGGAGGCAAGGATGAAGCGGAAATGAAGCTTTTTGCAGAAGCCCTTTCTCAGGCTACAGGTCTTACGGTTGAATTTGAAAAGCCGGCATCGGATTATGACAAGGTACTGATGCAGAAATTAAGCGGCGGCGAGACCTATGACCTGATTTATATCACTGCCAGCCAGTATGCCAATCTGGTAGCTCAGGGGGCCTTAATGGATATTACGGACCGGGTAAATGGTTCGGAGATTCTCACCGGCAATGTGGATCCGGCTGAGTGGAAGGACATCACCATTGACGGTAAAATCTACGCCGGTTTCAACAAAAAGGAGATCCACAGGGTAGTGGCTTTAAACAACACGCTTCTTAAAAAGGCCGGAATCGATTATAAGAAGATCGAGCCCACCATGGATGGATATTATGATGTGATGAAAAAATTAAAAGAAAGCAGCCAGGACCCGGACTTTTATCCCTTTGATTCCATTTTATCTGAAACCTATGATTTACAGCCCTGGATGGCGGCGGCAGGCTTAAAGAACGGCGTGGTCCTGGACGATTCCGGGAAACGGTTTGCGCCATACTCAGAAGATGGAGCAGCACCTGTATGGGAATGGTTTAAAAAGCTGTATGACGATGGTCTGCTGGATCCATCCTCCTTTGTAGATAAGACAAAGGATATGAGAGCCAAAATGGGGGCCTCCTCTCAGAAGACGGCTCTGACGGTAGACTGGGCAGCATGGGTTGGTTTACATAATGCAAATGCTAAGGCAGGGGGGATTTCTCCCGAAGATTTTGAGATCGTTTCTCTTCCTGGACTTAAGACCCCTGACGGAAGCTATATGCTGGTCAAAGGAAGCGCCAGTTTGTTTGCAGTTCCTGCCAATGCAAAGAATCCAGACGGAGCCATGAAGGTTTTAGAGTATTTTGCAACGCAGGAAGGCGGAAATCTTCTTTCAACCGGAATTTCAGGCTATGATTATACTGGCTCAGATGGGAAATTTGAATTGACGGAAACAGGAGCTCAGCACGGCAATGACCATGGCGCTCCATTCCCGATCTATAAGGATTTCAAGCCGATTTTCGGGTTCAATCCCGGAGTTGAAGAGGCGTTAAGCTACAGCAGCTATGCAACCATTGACAGGATCATTCCTAATGAAGCGGATTACAAGGAAATCGTGGGCAAATGGGGGATCAAGATCATCAAAGGAGAAGTTACCACCCAGGAGGGGCTTAGCGGCATGAGAAAAGAGCTTGTTGACCGGAAAGTGACTGACCGGTAA
- a CDS encoding carbohydrate ABC transporter permease has translation MKNNLDKKGLTGFWRVLFLFLTAAIFLTMFLPMWNVFVVSTSTALDSSQSGIKLWWTTFSLEGFFYVFRVTKMARPFLNSLFITTLGTVIQVLLSALAGYVLIQKSLPFKNFISSFIMLTMMVPGDLTLISVYQLNKQLSLLNTYQGLVLNGLVSGFSIMMMRNYFETVPYSLAESARMDGAGELKIFGSIYMPISLPGFATVFFMEYVARWNSIMLPATLITDEKKYTLPLMLKQMIMSVDSTSGTAATPDNAIMAAIVISTIPLLIIYMFAQRFLMEGINMGAVKG, from the coding sequence ATGAAAAATAATCTAGATAAAAAAGGTTTAACAGGTTTCTGGAGAGTACTGTTTTTGTTTTTGACGGCCGCCATTTTTCTTACCATGTTTCTTCCCATGTGGAATGTATTTGTAGTCTCCACTTCAACAGCCCTTGATTCCTCACAAAGCGGGATCAAGCTGTGGTGGACAACATTCAGTTTGGAAGGCTTTTTCTATGTGTTCCGGGTGACCAAGATGGCAAGACCGTTCCTAAATTCCCTTTTTATAACCACCTTGGGTACTGTGATCCAGGTTCTTTTGTCAGCCCTTGCAGGCTATGTTCTGATACAAAAGAGCCTTCCTTTTAAAAATTTTATTTCCTCCTTCATCATGCTCACCATGATGGTGCCGGGGGACTTAACTTTGATATCCGTTTACCAGCTCAATAAGCAGCTGTCATTGTTAAATACTTATCAGGGGTTGGTACTAAACGGACTGGTGTCCGGTTTCAGCATCATGATGATGAGAAATTACTTTGAGACGGTCCCTTATTCTCTTGCGGAATCAGCCAGAATGGACGGGGCAGGAGAGTTGAAAATATTCGGAAGTATCTATATGCCCATATCCCTTCCTGGATTTGCGACTGTGTTCTTCATGGAGTATGTAGCCAGATGGAATTCTATCATGCTTCCCGCGACCTTGATCACGGACGAGAAAAAGTATACTCTTCCTCTGATGTTAAAGCAGATGATCATGTCTGTGGATTCCACATCGGGAACGGCGGCAACTCCGGACAATGCGATAATGGCGGCGATCGTGATTTCAACCATACCGCTGCTGATCATCTATATGTTTGCTCAGAGATTTCTCATGGAGGGCATAAACATGGGGGCCGTTAAGGGTTAA
- a CDS encoding galactokinase yields MKISDTIQLLESKESEKLMTALYGKEAVRENIERYQSLIGNFQKKFPEDDVMLFSSPGRTEISGNHTDHNHGKVLAGSINLDCVGVAAKNNSRKVNIISETYNQSFEIDLDDLAPSDKKAGTIDLVKGLLKGFLEEGYEIGGFDACVTSNVISAAGVSSSASFEMLLCSILNTFFNNSAMDAVAYAHIGKFSENVYWDKASGLLDQMACAVGGLITIDFKDPAVPVVEKIDFDFGSKNHSLIIVNTGKGHADLSADYSSVPAEMKKVAEFFGKEVCAEITEKEVIDNLQEIRDFAGDRSVLRALHFFEENKRVEEEVAALKENRFEDFLKKITESGNSSWKWLQNCFTNTSFQEQGITIALALTELFLKEKNTGACRIHGGGFAGVIMTMLPNELVEEYISYIEKAMGEGNAYRMSIRPYGAICFNEIINQ; encoded by the coding sequence ATGAAGATAAGTGATACGATTCAGCTGCTGGAGTCTAAGGAGTCTGAAAAGCTTATGACTGCTTTATATGGAAAAGAGGCAGTCAGGGAGAACATTGAACGTTATCAGAGCCTTATAGGAAACTTCCAGAAGAAATTTCCGGAGGATGATGTGATGCTGTTTTCCTCACCAGGGCGCACGGAGATCAGCGGAAACCATACCGATCATAACCATGGAAAAGTGCTGGCTGGAAGCATTAATCTGGATTGTGTGGGAGTAGCTGCAAAAAACAACAGCAGAAAAGTGAATATTATCAGTGAAACTTATAACCAGAGCTTTGAGATCGATCTGGATGACTTAGCTCCAAGCGATAAGAAGGCAGGAACCATTGACCTGGTAAAAGGTCTTTTAAAGGGCTTCTTAGAGGAAGGGTATGAGATCGGCGGCTTTGATGCCTGCGTAACAAGCAATGTCATCAGTGCGGCAGGTGTCAGCTCCTCTGCTTCCTTTGAGATGCTGCTTTGCTCTATTTTAAATACATTCTTTAACAATAGCGCCATGGATGCCGTGGCATATGCCCATATCGGCAAGTTTTCTGAAAACGTGTACTGGGACAAGGCTTCCGGCCTTTTGGATCAGATGGCATGTGCAGTAGGGGGACTTATTACCATTGATTTTAAGGACCCGGCAGTTCCGGTTGTAGAGAAGATTGATTTTGATTTTGGCTCTAAGAATCACAGCCTTATTATTGTCAATACAGGAAAAGGCCATGCGGATTTAAGCGCAGATTATTCCTCGGTTCCGGCAGAAATGAAAAAGGTCGCAGAATTCTTCGGAAAAGAAGTATGTGCTGAAATCACGGAAAAAGAGGTCATTGACAATTTACAGGAAATCAGGGATTTTGCCGGTGACCGTTCTGTCCTTCGCGCCCTCCATTTCTTTGAAGAGAATAAGAGAGTAGAGGAAGAAGTGGCAGCTTTAAAAGAAAACCGGTTTGAGGACTTTTTAAAGAAAATTACCGAATCTGGAAATTCCTCCTGGAAATGGCTGCAGAACTGCTTTACCAACACCAGTTTCCAGGAGCAGGGAATCACCATTGCCCTGGCTCTTACGGAACTTTTCCTGAAAGAGAAAAATACAGGTGCATGCAGAATACATGGAGGCGGATTTGCCGGTGTTATCATGACCATGCTGCCTAATGAGCTGGTAGAAGAATATATTTCCTATATCGAGAAAGCAATGGGAGAGGGCAATGCTTACCGAATGAGCATCAGG
- a CDS encoding ABC transporter permease subunit encodes MKGQLKKRILRYKEIYLLLIPVLIYFLVFSYYPLVLGIIKSFQKVKLLGGYEIVGFSNYKEIFGDRQYRQAFINSLTVGGGTFLLQFVWGLLIAVLLNEIRSKAPKSLFQTVTYIPYLLSWSVVGGLWISILSPAGMVNGIMRAFMGTSYSPMVFMSEGRFARSIMIFTGAWKGAGYFAALFLAAMVGIDSALYESARMDGATRIKQIRYITLPVIVPTMKVVAVLSVMGILRNFDQIFVMMNASISDKVKNLLVLIYEQGIIQFNVGTATAAATVVLFATLLITSAVRKVLKYDEIYS; translated from the coding sequence TTGAAAGGACAGCTTAAGAAAAGGATATTGCGGTATAAGGAGATCTATCTGCTGCTGATACCAGTTCTCATCTACTTCCTTGTATTTTCCTATTATCCGCTGGTACTGGGAATCATAAAAAGCTTTCAAAAGGTAAAGCTTTTAGGCGGCTATGAAATAGTAGGGTTTAGCAATTACAAGGAGATTTTTGGGGATAGGCAGTACAGACAGGCGTTTATTAACAGTCTTACAGTAGGAGGCGGAACCTTTCTCCTGCAGTTTGTCTGGGGACTATTAATCGCTGTATTGTTGAATGAGATCAGAAGCAAGGCACCCAAATCCCTGTTCCAGACGGTTACTTACATACCGTATCTTCTGTCCTGGTCTGTGGTAGGAGGTTTGTGGATCTCCATTTTATCGCCTGCAGGCATGGTAAACGGCATTATGAGGGCTTTCATGGGAACCAGTTATTCTCCCATGGTATTTATGTCGGAGGGACGTTTCGCCAGATCCATCATGATTTTTACAGGTGCATGGAAAGGGGCCGGCTATTTTGCGGCCCTGTTCCTGGCCGCCATGGTCGGAATCGATTCGGCCCTGTATGAATCCGCCAGAATGGATGGTGCTACAAGAATCAAGCAGATCCGATACATCACTCTGCCGGTCATTGTGCCCACCATGAAGGTGGTAGCAGTGTTGTCGGTCATGGGAATCCTGCGGAACTTTGACCAGATTTTTGTTATGATGAATGCCTCCATCAGCGATAAGGTAAAAAACCTGCTGGTATTAATTTACGAACAGGGCATTATCCAGTTTAATGTGGGGACTGCTACGGCGGCTGCGACCGTCGTATTATTCGCAACCCTGCTGATTACCTCGGCGGTCAGAAAAGTGCTGAAATATGATGAGATTTATTCCTGA
- a CDS encoding CapA family protein translates to MKKKNGLMKILIFLPIVLFILLVGWIGVGEWNGKQAVPRESLTHSEPETSGETEVLTVEESQSQEETAPIEEETEQKSAVQLLFAGDILLSSHVMAAYDKVGDMNGVLDEGYRSEISNTDIFMANQEFPFSDRGSAAPDKQFTFRLPPSKVSLMNEIGVDIVTLANNHSLDYGTDALVDTCTALDGAGIKYVGAGPDMNRAKQLEKIEVNGKAIGFLGASRVYPDPDWVANSKKPGMVSGYDPTILLEEIKKAKEICDYLVVYVHWGVERDEKPQEYQRALGKQIIDAGADLVMGSHPHVLQGIEYYNGKPICYSLGNFIFGSSIPKTALIRAQVDFAQGSTTLSLVPGTSKAGYTRKLTQEDEIREFYQYFQSLSFDVSIDENGVIHNHNN, encoded by the coding sequence ATGAAGAAAAAAAATGGGCTGATGAAGATTCTGATTTTCCTACCCATAGTGCTGTTTATTTTGCTTGTCGGGTGGATCGGGGTAGGTGAATGGAATGGAAAGCAGGCCGTTCCAAGGGAAAGCCTGACCCATTCTGAGCCTGAGACATCAGGGGAAACGGAAGTCCTGACGGTGGAAGAATCCCAGTCTCAGGAAGAAACCGCTCCAATTGAGGAAGAAACAGAGCAAAAATCAGCCGTTCAGCTCCTCTTTGCAGGTGATATATTACTATCTAGTCATGTGATGGCAGCTTATGATAAGGTGGGGGACATGAATGGTGTCCTGGACGAAGGATATCGAAGTGAAATCAGCAATACGGATATCTTTATGGCCAACCAGGAGTTTCCTTTCAGCGACAGGGGCTCTGCTGCACCGGATAAGCAGTTTACATTCCGACTGCCGCCTTCCAAAGTCTCCCTGATGAATGAAATCGGAGTTGACATCGTTACTCTGGCCAATAACCATTCCCTTGACTATGGAACAGATGCCCTTGTGGATACCTGCACGGCCCTGGATGGAGCCGGTATTAAGTACGTGGGGGCAGGCCCTGATATGAACCGTGCCAAACAGCTTGAGAAGATAGAAGTGAATGGAAAGGCCATAGGCTTTCTGGGAGCGTCCAGGGTCTATCCCGATCCTGACTGGGTGGCGAACAGCAAAAAACCAGGCATGGTAAGCGGTTATGATCCCACCATCCTTCTGGAAGAAATAAAAAAGGCAAAAGAAATCTGTGATTATCTGGTAGTTTATGTTCACTGGGGTGTGGAGCGTGATGAGAAGCCTCAGGAATATCAGAGGGCTTTGGGAAAGCAGATCATCGACGCAGGAGCTGACTTAGTGATGGGAAGCCATCCTCATGTTCTTCAGGGAATTGAATATTACAACGGCAAGCCTATCTGCTACAGCCTGGGAAATTTCATCTTTGGAAGCAGCATCCCAAAGACAGCCCTTATAAGGGCACAGGTGGATTTTGCCCAGGGAAGCACCACATTGTCCTTAGTCCCGGGGACATCAAAGGCAGGATATACCAGGAAGCTGACCCAGGAAGACGAGATCCGGGAATTTTACCAGTATTTCCAGAGCTTATCCTTTGATGTATCAATTGATGAAAACGGCGTTATTCACAATCATAACAATTAA
- a CDS encoding putative holin-like toxin: MTVYEIISTFIGILALLISFGGLTIAVLTFLDKRNKRK; encoded by the coding sequence ATGACAGTATACGAAATTATTTCGACATTCATTGGAATATTAGCTTTGCTAATATCCTTTGGTGGCCTGACGATAGCGGTTCTCACCTTTCTCGATAAGAGAAACAAGAGAAAATAA
- a CDS encoding TIGR01212 family radical SAM protein (This family includes YhcC from E. coli K-12, an uncharacterized radical SAM protein.) has product MFWNEKPYHSLDYEMKKQYGQKVYKLALDGGMTCPNRDGTLGTGGCIFCSGGGSGEFAESLNLHPSVTEQIESARKRIQAKIKTEEGLFIAYFQSYTNTYAPVPYLEELFTQAICHPDVAVLSIATRPDCLPPDVINLLKRLNKIKPVWVELGLQTIHESTADYIRRGYSLHTFYEAYQNLKEAGLTVIAHVILGLPGETRDMILETVNYLGHLGEHGIDGIKLQLLHVLKGTDLASEYDKGLVPVYTLEEYTDLVIDCIALLPTGVVIHRISGDGPKKLLLSPLWSGNKKLVLGTLAKRLKERGICQGDRYLV; this is encoded by the coding sequence ATGTTCTGGAACGAAAAACCTTACCATTCCCTGGACTATGAAATGAAAAAACAATACGGACAAAAAGTCTATAAACTGGCTCTTGACGGCGGCATGACCTGTCCTAACCGGGATGGGACCCTGGGAACCGGGGGATGCATTTTCTGCAGCGGCGGGGGATCAGGAGAATTTGCGGAATCCTTAAACCTCCATCCCTCCGTCACGGAACAGATTGAATCTGCCCGCAAAAGGATCCAGGCTAAAATAAAGACCGAAGAAGGCCTTTTCATCGCCTATTTTCAGTCTTATACCAACACCTATGCTCCCGTTCCCTATCTGGAAGAGCTGTTTACCCAGGCCATCTGCCATCCGGATGTGGCGGTCCTCTCCATTGCCACCCGTCCCGACTGCCTTCCGCCTGATGTCATAAATCTGTTAAAAAGATTAAATAAAATAAAGCCTGTCTGGGTAGAGCTGGGGCTTCAGACCATCCATGAATCCACAGCAGATTATATCCGCAGAGGATATTCCCTTCATACGTTCTATGAAGCCTACCAGAATTTAAAGGAAGCCGGTCTTACGGTCATCGCTCATGTCATTTTAGGGCTTCCAGGAGAAACCAGGGATATGATTTTGGAAACTGTAAACTATCTGGGTCATCTGGGAGAACATGGAATCGATGGAATTAAGCTTCAGCTTCTTCATGTGTTAAAAGGAACTGATCTTGCCTCAGAATATGATAAAGGCCTGGTTCCTGTCTATACCCTGGAAGAATACACAGATCTGGTGATCGACTGCATCGCCCTCCTTCCGACCGGGGTGGTCATACACCGGATCAGCGGAGACGGACCGAAAAAACTTCTTCTTTCGCCTTTATGGAGCGGAAATAAAAAGCTGGTCCTCGGCACTCTGGCTAAACGGCTAAAAGAACGAGGCATCTGCCAGGGTGACAGATACCTCGTCTGA